In Afipia sp. GAS231, a single window of DNA contains:
- a CDS encoding tRNA (guanine(46)-N(7))-methyltransferase TrmB: protein MASDHEPDDQETPPDDGASAHARGSFFGRRKGHKLRNHQADLIDNLLPHLALDIGGGPAPARLAELFEGEISDVRLEIGFGGGEHLIAEAQAFPHIGFIGCEPYVNGMAKILTQIEALNISNIRLYAGDAAELLAWAPPQSMPRIDLIHPDPWPKRRHWKRRFVQDATVAAMARIIKSGGEFRFVSDIDDYCAWTLAHLKRSPDFLWTAERAIDWRQPWDGYTMTRYGRKAEREGRVAAYLRFRRVG from the coding sequence ATGGCCTCCGATCACGAGCCCGACGATCAGGAAACGCCGCCGGACGACGGCGCGTCGGCGCATGCGCGCGGCTCGTTCTTCGGCCGCCGCAAGGGTCACAAGCTCCGCAATCATCAGGCCGACCTGATCGACAATTTGCTGCCGCATCTGGCGCTCGATATCGGCGGCGGCCCTGCGCCTGCCCGTCTCGCCGAACTGTTCGAAGGCGAGATCAGCGATGTCAGGCTCGAAATCGGATTTGGCGGCGGCGAACATCTGATCGCCGAAGCGCAAGCGTTTCCGCATATCGGGTTCATCGGCTGCGAGCCGTATGTGAACGGCATGGCCAAGATCCTGACGCAGATCGAAGCCCTCAACATCTCCAACATCCGCCTCTACGCCGGCGACGCCGCCGAATTGCTGGCCTGGGCGCCGCCGCAATCAATGCCGCGGATCGACCTGATCCATCCCGATCCCTGGCCGAAGCGGCGGCACTGGAAGCGTCGCTTCGTGCAGGACGCAACCGTCGCGGCGATGGCGCGCATCATCAAATCAGGCGGCGAGTTTCGTTTCGTCAGCGACATCGACGATTACTGCGCCTGGACGCTGGCGCATCTAAAACGCTCGCCGGATTTTCTCTGGACCGCGGAGCGCGCGATCGATTGGCGCCAGCCATGGGACGGCTACACCATGACCCGCTACGGCCGCAAAGCCGAACGCGAGGGCCGCGTCGCGGCGTATTTGAGATTTCGGAGGGTTGGGTAA
- the rimP gene encoding ribosome maturation factor RimP: MTDPTTGSVDIDLLAEPRLVVEPGVAARVSAVAGPVLQGLGYRLVRIKISAEAGCTVQIMAERPDGTMQIEDCEAISRALSPVLDIADPIEKAYRLEISSPGIDRPLVRRSDFERYAGHLVKVEMAVAHQGRKRFRGHLAGVEGDAVRLHPDGVRTSEDDDVLLVMEDISDARLVLTDELIAESMRRGKQAERELKQSLGIAPPPPPHAKRSDPTKSNKPKPKPLKKPLPKNTKKHRLAAQGLPGGEFDPTEGD; encoded by the coding sequence ATGACCGATCCAACTACTGGTTCCGTGGATATCGACCTGTTGGCCGAGCCCCGTCTCGTCGTCGAGCCGGGCGTGGCCGCGCGGGTGTCCGCGGTTGCCGGACCGGTGTTGCAGGGGCTGGGCTACCGGCTGGTCCGGATCAAGATCTCCGCCGAGGCCGGCTGCACGGTCCAGATCATGGCCGAACGGCCCGATGGCACCATGCAGATCGAGGATTGCGAGGCGATCTCGCGGGCGCTGTCGCCGGTGCTCGATATCGCCGACCCGATCGAGAAGGCCTACCGGCTGGAAATTTCGTCGCCGGGCATCGACCGCCCGCTGGTGCGCCGGTCCGACTTCGAGCGCTACGCCGGTCATCTGGTCAAGGTCGAGATGGCGGTCGCCCATCAGGGCCGCAAGCGTTTTCGCGGACACCTTGCCGGCGTCGAGGGCGACGCCGTGCGGCTGCATCCCGATGGCGTCCGCACCAGCGAAGATGATGATGTGCTGCTGGTGATGGAAGACATCTCCGATGCACGCTTGGTGCTGACCGACGAGTTGATCGCGGAATCAATGCGACGCGGCAAGCAGGCCGAGCGCGAGTTGAAGCAGAGTCTTGGAATCGCGCCGCCACCTCCGCCGCATGCGAAGCGCAGCGATCCGACCAAGAGCAACAAGCCCAAGCCGAAGCCGCTGAAGAAGCCGCTTCCGAAGAATACCAAGAAACACCGCCTCGCCGCGCAAGGTCTGCCCGGCGGCGAATTCGATCCTACCGAAGGAGACTAG
- a CDS encoding DUF2336 domain-containing protein: MTTAATLIPELDDIVRRGDPKRRADAARRISELFLQGAASFRADHVDLFDGVLTSLVPHAELAARANLAERLSLLANAPRGLVGQLAHEDEIAIAGPLLRRSSVIDEPTLIEIAQAKGQGHLLAMTERPALSSGLTDVMVLRGNRDVVRGAASNAGAAFSSDGYSTLIKRAGQDGVLTLKVGQRDDLSAEQLKDLLSGSIDVIRRRLFEVVKPARQMAIKRAMNEISGIADRVESSRDFAPAQRTVLALHSAGELNESALLGFAKSHKYEESIAALSAMTGVKIATLDRLITGDRYDPILIAGKAVNLEWATVRALILLRLGPNRVASPADIENARVNFARLMPSTAERVVGFWKTRPLA; encoded by the coding sequence ATGACCACCGCGGCAACGCTGATCCCGGAACTTGACGACATCGTCCGGCGTGGCGACCCGAAACGGCGGGCTGACGCCGCGCGGCGGATCAGCGAATTATTCCTGCAGGGTGCCGCGAGTTTCCGCGCCGATCACGTCGATCTGTTCGACGGTGTGCTGACCAGCCTCGTCCCGCATGCCGAACTTGCCGCGCGCGCCAATCTGGCCGAGCGGCTATCGTTGCTGGCCAACGCGCCGCGCGGATTGGTCGGCCAGCTCGCGCACGAGGACGAAATTGCGATCGCGGGACCGCTGCTGCGGCGATCGTCCGTGATCGACGAGCCGACGCTGATCGAGATTGCCCAGGCCAAAGGTCAGGGCCATCTGCTGGCGATGACGGAACGGCCCGCGCTCTCGTCCGGCCTCACCGACGTCATGGTTCTCCGCGGCAATCGCGACGTCGTCAGGGGCGCGGCCAGCAATGCCGGCGCGGCCTTCTCGTCTGACGGTTATTCGACGTTGATCAAGCGTGCCGGCCAGGACGGCGTGCTGACGCTCAAGGTCGGCCAGCGCGACGATCTCTCGGCCGAGCAGTTGAAGGATCTGCTGTCCGGATCGATCGACGTGATCCGCCGCCGCTTGTTCGAGGTGGTCAAGCCAGCCCGGCAAATGGCGATCAAGCGGGCGATGAACGAGATCTCCGGCATCGCGGATCGGGTCGAGAGCAGCCGCGACTTCGCGCCGGCGCAGCGCACCGTTCTCGCGCTGCATAGCGCCGGCGAACTGAACGAAAGCGCGCTGCTCGGCTTTGCCAAATCCCACAAATACGAGGAATCGATCGCGGCGCTGTCGGCGATGACCGGTGTCAAGATTGCGACGCTGGATCGCCTGATTACCGGCGACCGCTACGATCCGATCCTGATCGCCGGCAAGGCGGTCAACCTGGAATGGGCGACCGTGCGCGCCCTGATCCTGCTCCGGCTCGGCCCGAACCGGGTGGCATCGCCGGCGGATATTGAAAACGCGCGCGTCAATTTCGCGCGCCTGATGCCTTCGACCGCCGAACGCGTGGTCGGCTTCTGGAAGACCCGTCCGCTAGCTTGA
- a CDS encoding RNA-binding protein, producing MLALADPDLDNGPRTDRSATMRMCAVSREVRPIDELIRFVVSPAGEVIPDLKRKLPGRGLWVSASRQTVAEAVRRNQFSKGFKRQVRAAATLPADTEALLVRSCTDALAMAAKAGQVVSGFSKVEGALQHGQAAALIHASDGAADGIRKLDAIAGQRSGNSGESPVFPIVTVLASEQLDLALGRSNVIHAALLAGPASKTFLSRCQILVRYRMADDDKTANAARNSD from the coding sequence ATGCTCGCTTTGGCTGACCCCGATCTCGACAATGGGCCGCGGACCGACAGGTCCGCGACCATGCGGATGTGCGCGGTCAGCCGCGAGGTACGTCCGATCGACGAACTGATCCGGTTCGTCGTCTCGCCCGCGGGCGAAGTGATCCCCGATTTGAAGCGCAAATTGCCCGGCCGCGGCCTGTGGGTCTCGGCGTCGCGCCAGACCGTTGCGGAAGCGGTGCGGCGTAACCAATTTAGCAAGGGGTTCAAGCGCCAGGTCCGGGCTGCTGCGACCCTCCCCGCCGACACCGAAGCGTTGCTGGTCCGGAGCTGCACCGACGCGCTGGCCATGGCCGCCAAGGCCGGTCAGGTCGTTTCCGGCTTCAGCAAGGTCGAGGGGGCGCTCCAGCACGGCCAGGCCGCAGCCCTGATCCACGCTTCCGACGGCGCCGCCGACGGAATCCGCAAATTGGACGCGATCGCCGGGCAGAGAAGCGGAAATTCCGGTGAATCGCCGGTTTTTCCGATCGTTACTGTTTTAGCGTCCGAACAATTGGATTTGGCACTGGGGCGGTCAAATGTGATACATGCTGCCCTGCTCGCGGGCCCGGCGAGCAAGACGTTCCTGTCGCGCTGCCAAATCCTGGTCCGATACCGGATGGCCGATGACGACAAGACCGCCAATGCGGCCAGAAATTCTGACTAA
- a CDS encoding helix-turn-helix domain-containing protein gives MSTKAPNPVDKYVGSRVRMRRIMLGMSQEKLGEALGLTFQQVQKYEKGTNRVGASRLQQISEILQVPVSFLFDGGPSGAVNTDGFSEGSSPSYVSDFLATSEGLALTRAFTRITDAKMRRSIVDLVEQIATREGPDKR, from the coding sequence ATGTCCACCAAAGCGCCCAACCCTGTTGACAAGTATGTCGGCAGCCGCGTCCGCATGCGCCGCATCATGCTGGGCATGAGCCAGGAAAAACTGGGCGAGGCGTTGGGGCTCACCTTCCAGCAGGTCCAGAAATACGAAAAGGGCACCAACCGCGTCGGCGCCAGCCGCCTGCAGCAGATTTCAGAAATTTTGCAGGTCCCGGTTTCGTTTCTGTTCGACGGCGGACCGAGCGGTGCGGTGAATACCGACGGTTTTAGCGAAGGCTCCTCGCCCTCCTATGTTTCCGATTTCCTCGCCACATCCGAGGGTCTGGCGCTGACGCGTGCGTTCACACGCATCACCGACGCCAAGATGCGCCGCTCCATCGTCGATCTGGTCGAGCAGATCGCAACGCGCGAAGGCCCCGACAAGCGCTGA
- the lnt gene encoding apolipoprotein N-acyltransferase, whose translation MNSTSKLRVAGLAIILAWGWKRAGLALFAGALSALAMAPFNAWPVLFVTFPIAVWLIDGAAAGKWRGVPAAAMSGFWFGLGYFVPGLYWIGNAFLVDASTFAWLIPFAALGLPAYLALFTALGFALARLLWTRDASRLLALAIGLTISEWLRGHLLSGFPWNAFGYALSEPLALAQTASLIGLWGMTFLSVAIFASPAVLIDGSSRGRKPWIAPLAAVLLLAAMGVYGAVRLSLQPTVLTKVKLRIMQPNLEQDAKFNYSAKADVMQKYLTLSDRASGPQSTGVRDANILIWPESAFPFFLTREADAMAEIADLLPKGTVLITGSVRAPEGPPGARITRAYNSIYVIDHDGSVLSVYDKLHLVPFGEYLPFQDWMEKLGFVQLTKIQGGFIPGTRRRAMDIPGAPRALPLICYEVAFPGSIATRDDRPGWIVNLTNDGWFGISTGPYQHLQQARLRAIEEGLPLVRAANTGISAVIDPSGRIVARLGLGLEGVLDANLPTALPPTVYAQLRDIPIVVIMAIALLLVIRRRLVRRTA comes from the coding sequence GTGAACTCAACCAGCAAACTCCGCGTCGCCGGTCTGGCGATCATCCTGGCCTGGGGATGGAAACGCGCTGGCCTGGCGCTGTTCGCCGGTGCGCTGTCGGCGCTGGCGATGGCGCCGTTCAATGCATGGCCGGTGCTGTTCGTGACCTTTCCGATCGCGGTCTGGCTAATCGACGGCGCCGCGGCCGGAAAATGGCGCGGCGTGCCGGCGGCCGCGATGTCGGGCTTCTGGTTCGGGCTCGGCTATTTCGTGCCCGGCCTGTATTGGATCGGCAACGCCTTCCTGGTCGATGCCTCGACCTTCGCCTGGCTGATCCCGTTCGCGGCACTCGGCCTGCCGGCCTATCTGGCGCTGTTCACCGCGTTGGGCTTCGCGCTGGCGCGCCTGCTGTGGACCCGGGATGCTTCTCGGCTGCTGGCGCTCGCGATCGGCCTGACGATCAGCGAATGGCTGCGCGGGCATCTGTTGAGCGGATTTCCGTGGAACGCATTCGGCTACGCGCTGTCGGAGCCGCTGGCGCTGGCGCAGACGGCGTCGCTGATCGGGCTGTGGGGCATGACGTTCCTCAGCGTGGCGATCTTCGCCAGCCCGGCAGTGCTGATCGACGGCAGTTCGCGCGGCCGCAAGCCCTGGATCGCACCGCTGGCGGCCGTGCTGCTGCTCGCCGCCATGGGCGTCTACGGCGCCGTCCGGCTGTCGCTGCAGCCGACCGTGCTCACCAAGGTCAAGCTGCGCATCATGCAGCCGAACCTGGAGCAGGACGCCAAGTTCAACTATTCCGCCAAAGCCGACGTGATGCAGAAATATCTGACGCTGTCCGACCGCGCGTCCGGGCCGCAGTCGACCGGCGTGCGCGACGCCAATATCCTGATCTGGCCGGAGTCCGCCTTCCCGTTTTTCCTGACGCGCGAAGCGGATGCGATGGCGGAGATCGCCGACCTCCTGCCCAAGGGCACCGTGCTGATCACCGGTTCGGTGCGGGCGCCCGAGGGGCCGCCCGGCGCCCGGATCACGCGGGCCTATAATTCGATATATGTGATCGACCATGACGGCAGCGTGCTGTCGGTTTATGACAAGCTGCATCTGGTGCCGTTCGGCGAATATCTGCCGTTCCAGGACTGGATGGAAAAGCTCGGCTTCGTCCAGCTCACCAAGATACAGGGCGGATTCATTCCGGGCACGCGCCGCCGCGCGATGGACATACCGGGTGCGCCGCGCGCGTTACCCCTGATTTGCTATGAAGTGGCATTCCCCGGCAGCATCGCGACCCGCGACGACCGTCCCGGCTGGATCGTCAACCTGACCAATGACGGCTGGTTCGGCATTTCGACCGGCCCCTATCAGCATCTGCAGCAGGCCCGCCTGCGCGCCATCGAAGAAGGGCTGCCGCTGGTGCGCGCCGCCAACACCGGCATTTCCGCCGTCATCGATCCCTCGGGGCGAATCGTCGCACGCCTCGGCCTCGGCCTCGAAGGCGTGCTGGATGCCAACCTGCCGACGGCGTTGCCGCCGACGGTTTATGCACAACTTAGAGACATTCCAATCGTCGTCATTATGGCTATTGCGCTGCTGTTGGTCATCCGACGCCGCCTCGTTAGGCGAACCGCCTGA
- the nusA gene encoding transcription termination factor NusA, with protein sequence MAVSANKLELLQIADAVAREKSIDRSIVIAAMEDAIAKAARARYGSETDVHAEIDAKKGELRLSRHMLVVELVENSSNQISLADAQRANPGAQVGDTIADTLPPLEYGRIAAQSAKQVIVQKVREAERDRQYQEFKDRIGDIVNGVVKRVEYGSVIVDLGRGEAIVRRDEMLPREVFRNGDRVRAYIFDVRRETRGPQIFLSRTHPQFMAKLFAQEVPEIYDGIVEIKAVARDPGSRAKIGVISRDSSVDPVGACVGMRGSRVQAVVNELQGEKIDIIPWSPDIATFVVNALAPAEVAKVVIDEERERIEVVVPDTNNQLSLAIGRRGQNVRLASQLTGWDIDILTEQEESERRQADFENSTRVFMEALNVDEVVGQLLASEGFTSVEELALVDAKELAGIEGFDDETANELQSRAREYLEQLETELENKRKELGVDDALKTVPGVTSKMLVKFGENDIKSVEDLAGCATDDLVGWTERKEGGEPTKHPGILDANETSRDDAERMIMQARVIAGWITEADLAKQAETAEAAEDETA encoded by the coding sequence ATGGCAGTCAGTGCCAACAAACTCGAACTGCTGCAGATCGCGGATGCCGTCGCCCGCGAAAAATCGATCGATCGTTCGATCGTGATCGCCGCGATGGAAGACGCCATCGCCAAGGCGGCCCGTGCCCGCTACGGCAGCGAGACCGACGTTCACGCCGAGATCGACGCCAAGAAGGGCGAGCTCAGGCTGTCGCGCCACATGCTGGTGGTCGAACTGGTCGAGAATTCCTCGAACCAGATCTCGCTGGCGGACGCGCAGCGCGCCAATCCCGGCGCCCAGGTCGGCGACACCATCGCCGACACCCTGCCGCCGCTGGAATACGGACGCATCGCCGCGCAGTCGGCCAAGCAGGTGATCGTGCAGAAGGTGCGCGAGGCCGAGCGCGACCGGCAGTACCAGGAATTCAAGGACCGCATCGGCGACATCGTCAACGGCGTGGTCAAGCGCGTCGAATATGGCAGCGTGATCGTCGATCTCGGCCGCGGTGAAGCCATCGTGCGCCGCGACGAAATGCTGCCGCGCGAAGTGTTCCGCAACGGCGACCGCGTTCGCGCCTACATCTTCGACGTCCGGCGCGAAACCCGCGGACCGCAGATTTTCCTCTCCCGCACCCATCCGCAGTTCATGGCGAAGCTGTTCGCGCAGGAAGTGCCGGAAATCTATGACGGCATCGTCGAGATCAAGGCGGTGGCCCGCGATCCCGGCTCGCGCGCGAAAATCGGCGTGATTTCAAGGGATTCCTCGGTCGATCCTGTCGGCGCCTGCGTCGGCATGCGCGGTTCGCGCGTGCAGGCGGTGGTCAACGAGTTGCAGGGCGAGAAGATCGACATCATTCCGTGGTCGCCCGATATCGCGACCTTTGTCGTCAACGCGCTGGCGCCTGCCGAAGTCGCCAAGGTCGTGATCGACGAAGAGCGCGAGCGGATCGAGGTCGTGGTGCCCGACACCAACAACCAGCTCTCGCTGGCGATCGGCCGCAGAGGCCAGAACGTACGGCTGGCTTCGCAGCTGACCGGCTGGGATATCGACATCCTCACCGAGCAGGAAGAATCCGAGCGCCGCCAGGCCGATTTCGAGAACTCCACGCGCGTCTTCATGGAAGCGCTGAATGTCGACGAAGTGGTCGGGCAGTTGCTGGCCTCGGAAGGCTTCACTTCGGTCGAGGAACTCGCGCTGGTCGACGCCAAGGAACTGGCCGGTATCGAGGGTTTTGACGACGAAACCGCCAACGAGCTGCAGAGCCGGGCGAGAGAATATCTGGAACAGCTCGAGACGGAGCTGGAAAACAAACGTAAGGAACTCGGTGTGGATGACGCTTTGAAAACGGTGCCCGGCGTAACCTCGAAAATGCTGGTGAAATTCGGCGAGAACGACATCAAGTCGGTCGAGGATCTGGCGGGCTGCGCCACCGACGACCTGGTCGGCTGGACCGAGCGCAAGGAAGGCGGCGAGCCGACCAAGCACCCCGGCATTCTCGACGCCAACGAGACCTCCCGCGACGATGCCGAGCGCATGATCATGCAGGCGCGCGTCATTGCCGGCTGGATCACCGAGGCCGACCTCGCCAAGCAGGCGGAGACGGCCGAGGCTGCTGAAGACGAAACGGCGTAG
- a CDS encoding M20 family metallopeptidase → MTDINPFDSKTILDGIRRWVEIETPTEAPAQVNKLADLVASGYRDLPATVERIAGHSGCGDHLVARSSWGQDAPGILVLSHLDTVHPMGFIERLPFRIEGDSAFGPGIYDMKGGAYLAYHAFRQVCADPAHSPLGVTQLYVSDEEIGSPTSRALIEQEGRKVKYVLVTEPARDGGKIVTGRKGVARFEIFIKGVPSHAGTRPEDGRSAIRELGNVIQTLEAMNDLKRGVTVNVGVVRGGTKPNVIAEEAYAEVDMRVPTIADSEELVPKILNLKSRTEGVSVKVVGELNRPPYEKGNAGAALYEHAKTLAAEIGFDLVDTATGGGSDGNFTAPHTATLDGLGVDGQGAHTHYEQMYISSIEPRARLLHRLYQTLR, encoded by the coding sequence ATGACCGACATCAATCCATTCGATTCCAAAACCATCCTCGACGGCATCCGCCGCTGGGTCGAGATCGAGACCCCGACCGAAGCGCCCGCACAGGTCAACAAGCTCGCCGACCTCGTCGCGTCAGGCTATCGCGACCTGCCGGCGACCGTCGAGCGGATCGCGGGCCACTCCGGATGCGGCGATCATCTCGTCGCGCGTTCGTCATGGGGACAGGACGCACCGGGAATCCTGGTGCTGAGCCATCTCGATACGGTGCATCCGATGGGCTTCATCGAGCGGCTGCCGTTTCGAATCGAGGGCGACAGCGCGTTTGGCCCCGGCATCTACGACATGAAGGGCGGCGCCTATCTCGCCTATCACGCGTTTCGCCAGGTTTGCGCGGATCCTGCGCACTCGCCGCTCGGCGTCACCCAGCTCTACGTCTCCGATGAAGAGATCGGCAGCCCGACATCGCGGGCGCTGATCGAACAGGAAGGCCGCAAGGTAAAATACGTGCTCGTCACCGAACCGGCGCGCGACGGCGGCAAGATCGTCACCGGACGCAAGGGCGTTGCGCGCTTCGAGATCTTCATCAAAGGCGTGCCCTCACATGCCGGCACAAGGCCCGAGGACGGCCGCAGCGCGATCCGCGAGCTCGGCAACGTCATCCAGACGCTGGAGGCGATGAACGACCTCAAGCGCGGCGTGACCGTCAATGTCGGCGTTGTACGTGGCGGCACCAAGCCGAACGTGATTGCGGAAGAGGCCTATGCCGAAGTCGACATGCGCGTGCCGACGATTGCCGATTCCGAAGAACTGGTTCCAAAAATCCTCAACCTGAAATCACGCACCGAGGGCGTCAGCGTCAAGGTGGTCGGCGAACTCAACCGGCCGCCCTACGAAAAGGGCAACGCCGGCGCAGCACTCTACGAGCACGCCAAAACCCTGGCGGCCGAGATCGGCTTCGATCTGGTGGACACCGCGACCGGCGGCGGCTCCGACGGCAATTTCACCGCGCCGCATACCGCGACCCTCGACGGTTTAGGCGTCGACGGCCAGGGCGCGCATACCCATTACGAGCAGATGTACATCTCGTCGATCGAGCCGCGGGCGCGGCTATTACACCGGCTGTACCAGACGCTGCGATGA
- a CDS encoding phytanoyl-CoA dioxygenase family protein → MLTDVEVQAHADRIRDDGFTVIEQAASRELVEGLKQALERVEREHHLGPAKTSFEGFKTVRINNLLTYDDLFWEVPLHENVLPVVERVLDKECLLSSFCSLVLGPGQEAQPIHEDTQLIPLPRPHIPITINAIWALSDFRDDNGATRILPGSHKFASSPEYGREYDAVTATMPAGSVMLFDSALWHGGGANTSDARRFAFSCAYCWGWMRQQENLQLGIPQETAKRFPRRLQELCGYSVYKGQFGHIDNHDPIELLGRERGKRMVWEATDARKARMEEAKG, encoded by the coding sequence ATGCTGACGGACGTCGAGGTTCAAGCCCATGCCGACCGGATCCGCGACGACGGCTTCACCGTCATCGAGCAGGCGGCGAGCCGTGAACTGGTCGAAGGCCTGAAGCAGGCGCTGGAGCGCGTCGAGCGCGAACATCATCTCGGTCCAGCGAAAACCTCGTTCGAGGGTTTCAAGACCGTGCGGATCAATAATCTTCTCACCTACGACGACCTGTTCTGGGAAGTGCCGCTGCACGAGAACGTACTGCCGGTGGTCGAGCGTGTGCTCGACAAGGAATGTCTGCTGTCCTCGTTCTGCTCGCTGGTGCTCGGGCCCGGCCAGGAAGCGCAGCCGATCCACGAAGACACCCAGTTGATTCCGCTGCCGCGTCCGCACATTCCGATCACCATCAACGCGATCTGGGCGCTGTCGGATTTCAGGGACGACAACGGCGCGACGCGGATTCTGCCGGGCAGCCACAAGTTCGCTTCCTCGCCGGAATACGGCAGGGAATATGACGCCGTCACCGCGACCATGCCGGCGGGAAGCGTGATGTTGTTCGACAGCGCGCTCTGGCACGGCGGCGGCGCCAACACCTCTGATGCGAGGCGGTTCGCGTTCTCCTGCGCCTATTGCTGGGGCTGGATGCGGCAGCAGGAAAACCTGCAGCTCGGCATTCCCCAGGAGACCGCCAAGCGATTTCCGCGGCGCCTGCAGGAACTCTGCGGCTACAGCGTCTACAAGGGACAGTTCGGTCACATCGACAACCACGACCCGATCGAACTGCTCGGCCGCGAGCGCGGCAAGCGCATGGTGTGGGAAGCCACCGACGCGAGGAAAGCGCGGATGGAAGAGGCGAAGGGGTAA